One Archaeoglobus neptunius DNA segment encodes these proteins:
- a CDS encoding NADH-quinone oxidoreductase subunit J, producing MNIETLIIAVAGVFAVASSIGVLLTKDNFYAALYMSVTMLFVAAIYAAFNLQPVVVIVALIFVGAVGIVTVAVAATYRARVSRQVSLFWTLPVIIVFGILAYAYYGLAVENLEITNQGVFSALPTDYFFVVVFLFSLVVVMMLSAVKLARGVDL from the coding sequence ATGAACATCGAGACACTGATAATTGCTGTCGCAGGCGTTTTTGCAGTTGCATCATCCATCGGTGTTCTGCTGACGAAAGATAACTTCTACGCTGCCTTGTACATGTCGGTTACCATGCTTTTCGTAGCAGCGATTTACGCAGCCTTCAATTTGCAACCGGTGGTTGTTATAGTGGCCCTCATTTTTGTTGGGGCAGTTGGGATAGTTACGGTGGCTGTGGCTGCAACCTACAGGGCTAGAGTATCACGGCAGGTGAGTCTGTTTTGGACGCTGCCAGTCATCATCGTCTTCGGGATTTTGGCCTACGCCTACTACGGCCTTGCTGTTGAAAACCTGGAGATAACGAATCAGGGGGTGTTTTCAGCACTGCCAACCGATTACTTCTTTGTCGTTGTGTTCCTCTTTTCACTCGTTGTTGTAATGATGCTATCCGCAGTAAAACTTGCACGGGGGGTTGACCTGTGA